The genomic region CAGACCGTCATCCTGCCGAGCATGGAGGCCTCCTGCCCGATGGCCGGGATGGCCGAGGCGCTGCAGGTCGACGCCGCGTGGGAGGAGATCACGAGCGCGGCCCCCGACGCGAACATCATCCCCATCACGTACATGAACAGCTACGCCGACCTGAAGGCGTTCTGTGCCGAGCAGGGCGGGCTGGTCTGTACGTCCTCGAACGCCCACCGTGCGTTCGAGTGGGCGTTCGAGCGCGGCGACAAGGTGCTGTTCCTGCCCGACAAGCACCTCGGCGAGAACACGGCCCACAGACTCGGCATGCAGGACAACATGGCTGAGTGGGACCCGTGGGACCCCGAGGGCAAGGACGCCGAGCAGGTCGCCAAGTCCGATATCATCCTCTGGGACGGCTACTGTCAGGTCCACGAGCGCTTCCGCGTCGACCACATCGAGCAGGTGCGCGAGCAGCACCCCGACGCGAAGGTCATCGTCCACCCCGAGTGCCGCCGCGAGGTCGTCGAAGCCGCCGACAAGGCCGGCTCCACGGCGGCCATCACGGAGACCATCGAGAACGCCGAGCCCGGCGAGACGTGGGCCATCGGCACCGAGATCCACCTCACGAACCACCTCCAGCGCTGGCACCCCGAGGTGAACGTCCTCCCGCTGTGTGGCGACGCCTGCATGGACTGCAACGCGATGCGCCAGATCGACCCGAACTACCTGACGTGGGTGCTCGAGGAACTGGTCGAAGGCCGCGAGCGCAACGTCATCGAGGTCGCGCCGGAGGAGAAGGAACTGGCCAAGGTTGCACTTGACCGCATGCTGGAGGTCTGAATCATGCGTGAAACCGAGATACTCGTCGTCGGCACCGGTATCGCAGGCTGTGCGGCCGCACTCGCCGCGGCCCGCGAGGGCGCGAACGTCCTCGTCGTCACCAAAGCGGAGCGGCCCGAGGACGCCTCCTCGGACTGGGCACA from Haloarchaeobius sp. HME9146 harbors:
- the nadA gene encoding quinolinate synthase NadA; this translates as MPKMETANFETELSLFKYDNLEQLPAEYRELTEAERTERIEAAKAELGDDVVILGHNYQRREIVDHSDFIGDSYQLSVEAANADAKYVIFGGVTFMAESADIITDDDQTVILPSMEASCPMAGMAEALQVDAAWEEITSAAPDANIIPITYMNSYADLKAFCAEQGGLVCTSSNAHRAFEWAFERGDKVLFLPDKHLGENTAHRLGMQDNMAEWDPWDPEGKDAEQVAKSDIILWDGYCQVHERFRVDHIEQVREQHPDAKVIVHPECRREVVEAADKAGSTAAITETIENAEPGETWAIGTEIHLTNHLQRWHPEVNVLPLCGDACMDCNAMRQIDPNYLTWVLEELVEGRERNVIEVAPEEKELAKVALDRMLEV